The sequence below is a genomic window from Sulfuracidifex metallicus DSM 6482 = JCM 9184.
CTTTGAGGCCGAAGCTGGCGACTCGGCTTTAGCTAAGTATGGCGAGGCATTGCCTAAATCAACCATAGAGATAATCTCAAAGTCTGATATAATATTGAAAGGACCTGTAGGAGAATCCGCCATGGATGTAGTTGTAAGGCTCAGACAGATGTATGATATGTATGCAAATATTAGACCAGCCAAATCTCTTCCCAACGTAAATTCTCTTTACAGCAATGTTGACTTGTTAATAGTAAGAGAAAATACAGAAGATTTATATAAAGGCTTTGAATTTATTACAAGTCCAGGTAACGCCGTAGCCATGAAAATAATAACTGAGTATGCTTCTAAAAGGATAGCCAACGTTGCGCTCAACTATGCTAAAGTAAGAAGAGGAAAAGTGACAGCAGTTCATAAGGCCAATGTAATGAGGATTACCGATGGCCTATTTGCTAAGTCTTGTAGAGAAGTATTGAAAGGTAAAGTAAACTACGAAGAAATGTACGTGGATGCCGCAGCGGCTAACCTAGTGCGAAAACCTTCTTACTTCGACGTAATAGTTACAACTAATGTATATGGAGATATTCTAAGTGATGAGGCAAGTCAAATAGCTGGAAGTTTAGGTATAGCCCCATCAGCCAATATTGGAGATAATAAGTCAATGTTTGAGCCTGTGCATGGAGCAGCTTTTGACATAGCAGGTAAAGGTATTGTTAATCCTACAGCGTTTTTACTTTCGGTGTCCCTCATGTTGCAAAGAATGGGTGAAATTTCGAAAGAAGAAAAATACTTGAGTGCAGCGTCATCACTAGAGAACGCAATTAGAAAGGTTTATTCAGATGGAAAGAGGTTAACTCCTGATATAGGCGGTTCTTCAAATCTTTCAGAAATAGTTACGGAGATATTTTCTAAGATAATCTAAAGGATCCTCTTAGATTTTTTAACCAGATGTTTTTAAGACCTATTGGTGGGCTGAATTATCTCCAGTAAAGGCACTAGACAATAAATTTAATATTAAAGATATAGAAGATAAAATTATAAAATATTGGAATGAAAATAAAATATACTATAAGC
It includes:
- a CDS encoding isocitrate/isopropylmalate family dehydrogenase, producing the protein MHFNVVVLPGDGVGPEIYSESKRILAKLKELYSLDVDFFEAEAGDSALAKYGEALPKSTIEIISKSDIILKGPVGESAMDVVVRLRQMYDMYANIRPAKSLPNVNSLYSNVDLLIVRENTEDLYKGFEFITSPGNAVAMKIITEYASKRIANVALNYAKVRRGKVTAVHKANVMRITDGLFAKSCREVLKGKVNYEEMYVDAAAANLVRKPSYFDVIVTTNVYGDILSDEASQIAGSLGIAPSANIGDNKSMFEPVHGAAFDIAGKGIVNPTAFLLSVSLMLQRMGEISKEEKYLSAASSLENAIRKVYSDGKRLTPDIGGSSNLSEIVTEIFSKII